Proteins found in one Planctomycetes bacterium MalM25 genomic segment:
- the rplA gene encoding 50S ribosomal protein L1 — protein MSRVSKRLKAANAKRTDDALPLGEAVKALKSFDATKFDQSVEIAMRLGIDHTQADQIVRGSIVLPNGIGKKQRIVVFAKGPAAKAAEEAGADFVGEEDLAKKIQGGWTEFDVCIATPDMMKTVGPLGRVLGPRGLMPSPRAGTVTPDVATVVGEYKAGKVEFRNDKGGNVQAIVGKLSFDADKLTDNIQAFVDMVLGMKPSTVKGIYVKSAHISATMSPSVRLAV, from the coding sequence ATGTCGAGAGTCAGCAAGCGGCTGAAGGCCGCCAACGCCAAGCGTACGGACGACGCCCTCCCGCTCGGAGAGGCGGTCAAGGCGCTCAAGAGCTTCGACGCGACCAAGTTTGACCAGTCGGTCGAGATCGCGATGCGGCTGGGCATCGACCACACGCAGGCGGATCAGATTGTCCGCGGCTCGATCGTGTTGCCCAACGGCATCGGCAAGAAGCAGCGGATCGTCGTGTTCGCGAAGGGCCCCGCCGCCAAGGCGGCCGAAGAGGCGGGCGCCGATTTCGTCGGCGAGGAGGACCTGGCCAAGAAGATCCAGGGCGGCTGGACCGAGTTCGACGTCTGCATCGCCACCCCCGACATGATGAAGACGGTCGGCCCGCTCGGCCGGGTGCTCGGCCCCCGTGGCCTGATGCCCTCGCCCCGCGCCGGCACCGTGACGCCCGACGTGGCGACGGTCGTCGGGGAGTACAAGGCGGGCAAGGTCGAGTTCCGCAACGACAAGGGCGGCAACGTCCAGGCGATCGTCGGCAAGCTCAGCTTCGACGCCGACAAGCTCACCGATAACATCCAGGCCTTCGTCGACATGGTGCTGGGCATGAAGCCCTCCACGGTGAAAGGCATCTACGTTAAGAGCGCTCACATCTCCGCGACGATGAGCCCGAGCGTTCGCCTCGCCGTCTGA
- the rplK gene encoding 50S ribosomal protein L11 encodes MAKQLVGQAKFQIPGGQATPAPPVGTALGKFGINLGQFVQAFNDSTREANGMMIPVVVSVYNDRSFEFETKSPPAAVLLKKLAGVAKGSGVPNKTKVGTVTDAQLGEIATMKMNDLNARDVEHAKRMIAGTARSMGLVVEG; translated from the coding sequence ATGGCGAAGCAATTAGTCGGACAGGCGAAGTTCCAGATCCCCGGTGGGCAGGCGACCCCCGCCCCCCCGGTCGGTACGGCGCTCGGTAAGTTCGGCATCAACCTGGGCCAGTTCGTTCAGGCGTTCAACGACTCGACCCGCGAAGCGAACGGGATGATGATCCCGGTCGTGGTGAGCGTCTACAACGACCGCTCGTTCGAGTTCGAGACCAAGAGCCCCCCGGCGGCCGTCCTGCTGAAGAAGCTGGCCGGTGTCGCGAAGGGCTCGGGCGTCCCGAACAAGACGAAGGTCGGCACGGTGACCGACGCCCAGCTGGGCGAGATCGCCACGATGAAGATGAACGATCTCAACGCCCGCGACGTCGAACACGCCAAGCGGATGATCGCCGGCACGGCCCGCAGCATGGGCCTGGTGGTCGAGGGTTGA
- a CDS encoding hypothetical protein (Transcription termination/antitermination protein NusG): MSDETLKTDLEATETAAEQPAPSPAADAPAVEAEAAAAEPDAVATEPASAEDSGEEASAEAEGDAAVEGDSAEGSAEGSAEDAVEYDADLEAAEAAMDDEEETLTVAPAGPIEELSDEEMAEDIQLDWYILKVQSNRERTSSEALKRKVAIEGIDNLFGEIIVPTEKVTEFKNGKKKTVQRKIWPGYIAVQMHVNDDTWFAIRETSGIGDFTGASGKPIPMSPEDVAKILPKEEGEEGTEEDVPKLNIKFAEGDKVKVTDGNFENFEGDVDAIDHQSGKVSVMISIFGRSTPVELEYWQVEKL; encoded by the coding sequence TTGAGCGACGAGACCCTCAAGACCGACCTCGAAGCGACCGAGACGGCGGCCGAACAGCCCGCTCCCTCGCCGGCGGCCGATGCGCCGGCCGTTGAGGCGGAGGCGGCCGCCGCTGAACCGGACGCCGTCGCTACCGAGCCTGCCTCCGCCGAGGACTCTGGCGAAGAGGCCAGCGCCGAAGCCGAGGGCGATGCAGCCGTCGAGGGCGACTCCGCTGAGGGCTCCGCTGAGGGCTCCGCTGAGGACGCAGTCGAGTACGACGCCGATCTCGAGGCGGCCGAAGCCGCGATGGACGACGAGGAGGAGACCCTCACGGTCGCCCCCGCCGGGCCGATTGAGGAGCTCTCCGACGAGGAGATGGCCGAGGACATCCAGCTCGACTGGTACATCCTCAAGGTGCAGAGCAACCGCGAGCGGACCTCGTCCGAGGCGCTCAAGCGGAAGGTCGCCATCGAGGGGATCGACAATCTCTTCGGTGAGATCATCGTCCCCACGGAGAAGGTCACCGAGTTCAAGAACGGCAAGAAGAAGACGGTCCAGCGGAAGATCTGGCCCGGCTACATCGCCGTTCAAATGCACGTGAACGACGACACGTGGTTCGCCATCCGCGAGACCTCGGGCATCGGCGACTTCACCGGCGCGTCCGGCAAGCCGATCCCGATGAGCCCCGAGGACGTGGCGAAGATCCTGCCGAAGGAAGAAGGCGAAGAAGGGACCGAGGAAGATGTCCCGAAGCTCAACATCAAGTTCGCCGAGGGCGACAAGGTCAAGGTGACCGACGGCAACTTCGAGAACTTCGAGGGCGACGTCGACGCGATCGATCACCAGAGCGGCAAGGTCTCGGTGATGATCAGCATCTTCGGCCGCAGCACGCCCGTCGAGCTCGAGTACTGGCAGGTCGAGAAGCTCTAG
- a CDS encoding preprotein translocase subunit SecE: MTAYLQELFQLRLFKPKQGRHARQATLIAIGVVLAAGAWSLKGWLEAEGFSAGQTIGIPLAVFAATGWMAFRLIQMPKFAEFLIAVEAEMSKVSWPTQSELLKASGVVIFVIFGLAALLFVYDWVLKYVLSGQLFTDLGLM, from the coding sequence GTGACAGCCTACCTTCAAGAACTGTTTCAGCTCCGGCTGTTCAAGCCGAAGCAGGGGCGCCACGCCCGGCAGGCGACGCTGATCGCGATCGGCGTGGTGCTGGCTGCGGGCGCTTGGTCATTGAAGGGCTGGCTCGAGGCCGAGGGGTTCTCGGCCGGGCAGACGATCGGCATCCCGCTGGCGGTGTTTGCGGCCACCGGCTGGATGGCCTTCCGGCTGATCCAGATGCCGAAGTTTGCCGAGTTCCTCATCGCCGTCGAGGCGGAGATGAGCAAGGTCTCTTGGCCAACCCAATCGGAGCTGCTGAAGGCTTCGGGGGTGGTGATCTTCGTGATCTTCGGCCTGGCGGCGTTGCTGTTCGTTTACGACTGGGTGCTGAAATACGTGCTGTCGGGCCAGCTCTTCACGGACCTGGGCCTGATGTGA
- the tuf gene encoding Elongation factor Tu — MAKDTFERTKPHVNVGTIGHIDHGKTTTTGAIVAVQAAKGLAQAKSYADIAKGGTVRDETKTVTIAAAHVEYETETRHYAHIDCPGHADFVKNMITGAAQMDGAILVVSAPDGPMPQTREHILLARQVGVPRIVVYLNKVDLVDDEELLELVEMEVVEELEKQGFPGSEIPIIRGNSKAAYENPADPEASKCIGELLDAIDSYVPEPVRENDKPFLMAIEDVFSIEGRGTVATGRIERGTVKVGEEVEIVGLTEEPMKTTCTGVEAFNKTMDEGYAGDNVGCLLRGVKREEIQRGQCLAKPGTITPHTKFEAEAYILSKEEGGRHTPFFTGYRPQFYFRTTDVTGSANLAGDAEMCMPGDNAKLIVELSKPIAMDDGARFAIREGGKTVGSGVVSKILE, encoded by the coding sequence ATGGCCAAGGACACCTTCGAGCGGACGAAGCCGCACGTCAACGTCGGCACGATCGGTCACATTGACCACGGCAAGACGACGACCACCGGCGCCATTGTCGCCGTGCAGGCGGCGAAGGGCCTCGCCCAGGCCAAGTCGTATGCCGACATCGCCAAGGGCGGCACGGTGCGTGACGAAACCAAGACCGTCACGATCGCCGCGGCTCACGTCGAGTACGAGACCGAGACTCGTCACTACGCCCACATCGACTGCCCGGGCCACGCCGACTTCGTCAAGAACATGATCACGGGCGCCGCCCAGATGGACGGCGCCATCCTGGTCGTCTCGGCGCCGGACGGCCCGATGCCGCAGACCCGCGAGCACATCCTGCTCGCCCGCCAGGTCGGCGTGCCCCGCATCGTGGTCTACCTGAACAAGGTCGACCTCGTCGATGACGAGGAGCTGCTCGAGCTGGTCGAGATGGAGGTCGTCGAAGAGCTGGAGAAGCAGGGCTTCCCCGGCAGCGAGATCCCCATCATCCGCGGCAACTCGAAGGCGGCCTACGAGAACCCGGCCGACCCCGAGGCCTCGAAGTGCATCGGCGAGCTGCTCGACGCCATCGACTCGTACGTGCCCGAGCCCGTCCGTGAGAACGACAAGCCGTTCCTCATGGCCATCGAAGACGTCTTCTCGATCGAAGGCCGCGGCACCGTCGCCACCGGCCGGATCGAGCGCGGCACGGTCAAGGTCGGCGAAGAGGTCGAGATCGTCGGTCTCACCGAAGAGCCGATGAAGACCACCTGCACCGGCGTCGAGGCGTTCAACAAGACGATGGACGAGGGCTACGCCGGCGACAACGTCGGTTGCCTGCTCCGCGGTGTGAAGCGTGAAGAGATCCAGCGTGGCCAGTGCCTCGCGAAGCCGGGTACGATCACGCCCCACACGAAGTTCGAGGCCGAGGCCTACATCCTCAGCAAGGAAGAGGGTGGCCGTCACACGCCGTTCTTCACGGGTTACCGCCCGCAGTTCTACTTCCGCACCACGGACGTGACCGGCTCGGCCAACCTGGCCGGCGACGCCGAGATGTGCATGCCCGGCGACAACGCGAAGCTGATCGTCGAGCTGTCGAAGCCGATCGCCATGGACGACGGCGCCCGTTTCGCTATCCGCGAGGGTGGCAAGACGGTCGGCTCGGGCGTGGTCTCGAAGATCCTCGAGTAA
- the hrdA gene encoding RNA polymerase principal sigma factor HrdA — protein MQRSYRIEAIDELRRQQIRRASPDERLRRLEEVERAVAELDPSRDYAVDRVVMKIGCRGWVRPDRDKAPGADLIHDLRLLVEDLSDSVDLPADAVGEQVLTVNDLAEQFNVSTKTIARWREAGLVSRKLVFDGRKRVGFLRSSVDRFVRNNQSRVERGARFRQLTDRERLELVADARRLAEEGHGRSEAIRLITDRTGRTADTVRATITQHERTEPLFAETAGVLTDRQKHQVYEDHLAGVSVERLMKRYGRSKTTIYRLITEVRYERIQTLPLDCIPNDRFKRRGAEAACLGPMPEAETTPRKARRPADLPAYLASLYEVPLLTREQEQHEFRKYNYLKYKAAKLRDSLDAKRPAPGVMDEIESLYDEAVEVKNHLSRANLRLVVSLAKKRMTPNQSFFELVSDGNVSLMKAIEKFDFARGNKFSTYATWAIVKNYARTIPGEYKHQDRFRTSYEELFDSTEEYRANPTLREAAQKDRLEKIGKILRRLDDREQQIVISRFGLDHSREPLTLKEVGAEMGVTKERVRQIEARALTKLRQAAAEERVALEL, from the coding sequence ATGCAACGTTCCTACCGCATCGAGGCCATCGACGAGCTCCGCCGGCAGCAGATCCGCCGGGCGAGCCCGGATGAGCGTCTGCGCCGCCTGGAAGAGGTGGAGCGCGCCGTGGCGGAGCTCGATCCGTCGCGCGACTACGCGGTCGACCGGGTCGTGATGAAGATCGGCTGCCGAGGCTGGGTCCGCCCCGATCGGGACAAAGCGCCCGGTGCCGACCTGATCCACGACCTCCGTCTGCTGGTCGAGGACCTGAGCGACTCGGTTGACTTGCCGGCCGACGCGGTCGGCGAGCAGGTGCTGACGGTCAACGATCTGGCGGAGCAGTTCAATGTCTCGACCAAGACGATCGCCCGCTGGCGCGAGGCGGGCCTCGTCAGCCGCAAGCTGGTGTTCGACGGCCGCAAGCGGGTCGGCTTCCTGCGGAGTAGCGTCGACCGCTTCGTCCGCAACAACCAAAGCCGCGTCGAGCGCGGGGCCCGGTTCCGCCAGCTCACCGATCGCGAACGCCTGGAACTGGTCGCCGACGCCCGTCGGCTGGCCGAGGAGGGCCACGGCCGTTCCGAGGCGATCCGCCTGATCACCGACCGGACCGGCCGCACCGCCGACACGGTCCGCGCCACGATCACCCAACACGAGCGGACCGAGCCCCTCTTCGCCGAGACCGCCGGCGTTTTGACCGATCGGCAGAAGCATCAGGTCTACGAAGATCACCTGGCCGGCGTATCGGTCGAGCGGCTGATGAAGCGGTACGGCCGCTCGAAAACGACGATCTACCGCCTGATCACCGAGGTCCGCTACGAGCGGATCCAGACGCTGCCCCTCGACTGCATCCCGAACGACCGGTTCAAGCGGCGTGGCGCCGAGGCGGCCTGCCTGGGCCCGATGCCCGAGGCGGAGACCACCCCCCGCAAGGCCCGCCGGCCCGCCGACCTGCCCGCGTATCTCGCGAGCCTGTATGAGGTTCCGTTGCTGACCCGCGAGCAGGAGCAGCACGAGTTCCGCAAGTACAACTACCTGAAGTACAAGGCGGCCAAGCTGCGCGACTCGCTCGACGCCAAGCGCCCCGCTCCGGGCGTGATGGACGAGATCGAGTCGCTCTACGACGAGGCCGTGGAGGTTAAAAACCACCTGTCGCGGGCCAACCTGCGGCTCGTGGTGTCGCTCGCCAAGAAGCGGATGACCCCCAATCAGAGCTTCTTCGAGCTGGTGAGCGACGGCAACGTCTCGCTGATGAAGGCGATCGAGAAGTTCGATTTCGCCCGCGGCAACAAGTTCAGCACCTACGCCACTTGGGCGATCGTCAAGAACTACGCCCGCACCATCCCGGGCGAGTACAAGCACCAGGACCGCTTCCGCACCAGCTACGAGGAGCTGTTCGACAGCACCGAGGAGTACCGGGCGAACCCGACCCTCCGCGAGGCGGCCCAGAAGGACCGGCTGGAGAAGATCGGCAAGATCCTCCGGCGGCTGGACGACCGGGAGCAGCAGATCGTGATCTCGCGGTTCGGCCTGGACCACAGCCGCGAGCCGCTGACGCTCAAGGAAGTGGGGGCCGAGATGGGGGTCACCAAGGAACGCGTCCGCCAGATCGAGGCCCGCGCCCTCACGAAGCTGCGCCAGGCCGCCGCCGAAGAGCGGGTGGCGTTGGAGCTCTAG
- a CDS encoding LemA family protein — protein sequence MAVLPVLFFLLLGPFLLFAIWWIVIYNRFVGLRQHLRESWADIEVELRRRLDLIPNLVEVVKGYAAHEQEVLESVARMRAEGASPATAGRRGEEERALEQAAHRLIAVAESYPELKADAHFLRLQEELTETEDRIAASRRFYNANVRDLNELREQFPTSLVAGVMGIERADYFQPDARSATAPRWSDD from the coding sequence ATGGCCGTCCTTCCCGTCCTGTTTTTCCTGCTGCTCGGCCCGTTCTTGTTGTTCGCGATCTGGTGGATCGTGATCTACAACCGCTTCGTCGGGCTCCGGCAGCACCTGCGCGAGAGCTGGGCCGACATCGAGGTCGAGCTGCGCCGTCGGCTCGACCTGATCCCGAACCTGGTCGAGGTCGTGAAGGGCTACGCCGCGCACGAGCAGGAGGTACTCGAGTCGGTCGCGCGGATGCGGGCGGAGGGGGCGTCGCCCGCCACGGCGGGGCGGCGGGGGGAGGAGGAGCGGGCGCTAGAACAAGCGGCGCACCGGCTGATCGCGGTCGCCGAGTCGTACCCCGAGCTGAAGGCGGACGCGCACTTCCTGCGGCTGCAGGAGGAGCTGACCGAGACCGAGGACCGCATCGCCGCGTCCCGCCGGTTCTACAACGCGAACGTCCGCGACCTGAACGAGCTGCGCGAGCAGTTCCCCACAAGCCTGGTCGCCGGCGTGATGGGGATCGAACGGGCCGACTACTTCCAGCCCGACGCCCGCAGCGCGACCGCGCCGCGTTGGAGCGACGACTAG